The genomic DNA caatgacagaggtcaaacgttttctgtaagtcttcacaaggttttcacacactgttgctgatattttggcccattcctccatgcagatctcctctagagcagtgatgttttggggctgttgctgggcaacacggactttcaactccctccaaagattttctatggggttgagatctggagactggctaggccactccaggaccttgaaatgcttcttacgaagccactccttcgttgcccgggcggtgtgtttgggatcattgtcatgctgaaagacccagccacgtttcatcttcaatgcccttgctgatggaaggaggttttcactcaaaatctcacaatacatggccccattcattctttcctttacacggatcagtcgtcctggtccctttgcagaaaaacagccccaaagcatgatgtttccaaccccatgcttcacagtaggtatggtgttctttggatgcaagcattctttttcctccaaacacgacgagttgagtttttaccaaaaacttatattttggtttcatctgaccatatgacattctcccaatcttcttctggatcatccaaatgctctctagcaaacttccgacgggcctggacatgtactggcttaagcagtgccacgtctggcactgcaggatttgagtccctggcggcgtagtgtgttactgatggtaggcttttttactttggtcccagctctctgcaggtcattcactaggtccccccatgtggttctgggatttttgctcaccctTCTTGTGATCACTTTgatcccacggggtgagatcttgcgtggagccccagatcgaaggagattatcagtggtcttgtatgtcttccattgtatgtcttccatttcctaataattgctcccacagttgatttcttcaaaccaagcagattcagtcttcccagcctggtgcaggtttacaattttgtttctggtgtcctttgacagctctttggtcttggccatagtggagtttggagtgggactgtttgaggttgtggacaggtgtcttttatactgataacaagtttaaacaggtgccattaatacaggtaacgagtggacgacagaggagcctcttaaagaagaaggtacaggtctgtgagagccagaaatcttgcttgtttgtaggtgaccaaatacttattttccaccataatttgcaactaaattcattaaaaatcctacaatgtgattttctggattttttttctccattttgtctttcatagttgaagtgtacctatgaagtGTACAtaatctcatctttttaagtgggagaacttgcacaattggtggctgactaaatactttttttgccccactctataaggtcccacagttgacagtgcatgtcagagcaaaaaccaagccatgaggtcgaaagaattgtgtgtagagctccgagacaggattgtgccgaggcacagatctgaggaagggtaccaaagatTGTCTGCaccattgaagatccccaagaacacagtagcctccatcatccttacatggaagaagtttggaacccacCAAGGCTTcctggaagccactcctcagtaaaaggcacatgacagcccacatgGAGTTTGCACAAAAGGGACcataagactctcagaccatgagaaacaagattctctggtctgatgaaaccaagattgaactctttggcctgaatgccaagcgtcacgtctggaggaaacctgccaatatccctatggtgaagcatggtagtggaagcatcatgctgtggggatgtttttcagcgacagggactgggagactagtcaggatcaaggcaaagatgaacggagcaaagtatagggagatccttgaagaaaacctactccagagcgttcaggacctcagactggggcggaggttcaccttccaacaggacaacaaccctaagcacacagccaagacaacgcaggagtggcttcgggacaagtctctgaatgtccttgagcggcccagccagagcccagacttgaacctgatcgaacatctctggagagacctgaaaatggctgtgaagcaatgctccccatctaacctgacagagcttgagaggatctgcagaaaagaatgagagaaactcccaaaatacaggtgtgccaagcttgcagcaaAAGAGGACCAAAATCTAAATTATTATTCAAaattattttcccagtcggagctagttttatccaagttcccagttgtcttgaactcactgaagtctgagatttcccataTCCGAGTTTACAGTTTTTTTTACGTGGCAGAAGTCATCCTGGATTGACAGCATTGCCAATGTATTCACATTTTTTTGGCCCATGGCATTACCCCCTTTcacgtgatatccaattggtagttacgatcttgtctcattgctgcaattTCCCTACGGACTcggcgaaggtcgagagtcaagccgcactgcttcttgatacactgctcgcttaacccggaagccagaggaaacactgtcgaactgacgaccgaagtccaccgaccggcccaccacaaggagtcactgagcacgatgagacaaggacatcccggccagccaaaccctcccctaacccggacgacgctgggccaattgtgctgggccatgggtctcccggtcacggccggctgtgacacagccttgGATCGAACCCAAGGCTGCAGTCACGCCTcagcactcattgttgaatttgcgatttcaaacttgttgtgtgatgtttatgtccaatggccgatgcgcaccgatatgttttatctctttctttctcttcatatgataaggatttgccagtagattgtcaacttgatttaGTTATGATgacttgtctagcttgctagctaagattttgaaagatTCATGTTGGCATGATCAGTTCAATCAAAACTAAgttagatataacgtgatttgatgtaattttgtctgtggcaaatgaccttgagccttcttggatgggcacttccaagtccccagttgtcttgaactcactgaagtctgagatttcccataTCCCGAgtttccttcttttttttacGCAGCAGAAGTCATCCTGGATTGACAGCATTGCCAATGTATTCAAACTTTTCTGGCccccttgagccttcttggatgggcacttctaatgtaagtctatggcagcacccaaggggcttacATTTTTTTAGCTCTACccgtagattttgcggtgacgtcgtgtccccatgagtgacagaacactgagccaatcacagcgcaactagagaacattaccaacccctgcGCTCCGTATTAACCGCTGGCTGcctcaccaccacagaaagcactgagctaggctgaaacatctgcattttggagctgccttactcaagaaagcaaaaaaagagaccatgtttgtatgcggctttatgaACTCAATGAGTTGTAAAAAGTGTACATTGTTTGggaaactgatatgtgacacgtattaatgccaaaataacatgcagaaCAGAATTTATATTTTTTAAGCTTATCAGGTGGGCCTCAAAACAggttatccttgtctcatcgtgctctaccgactccttgtggcgggctgtCGGTAGATTTCGGTCATGAATAATGCGTTGCAACTTCTATTTATACCTCCCCTGCTATAAATACATGGGCATGGTTTCCCGATAGTGATGGAACTTAGGCTTACCAGTGTTTTAACATGCTTCTTTCCTACAACCTCCGAAGATGTAACACACCTTTCCCAAAACATGCAGAGACAATAAACGGTCGCTAAGTGCATCGTTTGAGCATGTGTTGATACTGATAGGATCTAAAGAAAGGGAGTGCTGCTCTTCAATCAGCTTTCTCCTTACTAGGGAAGTCCAGAGAGGACAtatgaataattttaaaaacTATTCCCTCATTACTTTGAGATCACGATCACAACATAAACGTTTTATTGAGATCACGAGAATAACAAAAGTACCATGCATCATTTATTTCTacaataatttgtaaaaaaataatatttaacctttatttaactagacaagccagttaattatttacaatgatggcctaccccgggcaaacccggacgacgtattccgtcctatgggactcccaatcacagccagttgtgatacagcctggaatcaaatcaAGGTCTGTAgttacgcctctagcactgagatacagtgccttagaccgctgcgccactccggAGCCCTAAAATAACCACCTACCTCATCAAGGAGCCATTCGTTAATCGCTATGCGCTCATGGGCCATTTAAGCCCTGATCATGCACGGTCTCGCAGGCTGCTGTAGTACCCAAGACCACAGCCAATCACATGCAAGGAACAACACAGTAAGTTGGCAAGTCTTatgagctagctagttagctacttaGTCTTGCTAGATTGTTATCTATGATGGTTGTCAGCTTGCATAACTGATGTGTATAATTATAAGGGACACTTCATGTTTTGTCGATAATATTCACATTTACAATGGGTGACAGACTGATCAGTTTCAATTTCAGCCTCAGAAGCCTTGTAGGCTCTTTCATGTGTAAGGCTCCTTGCAGACAGCCTACAATACAGCACCCTGACTAATCAGACTCTGAAGCTGCTATTGAATCTGATCAGCCTGGCATGAATAGAGCACACCCACTCTTGATCATATACATAATGCACTGACTGCTAATCTGCCTGCAAGGTGCTTTACCTATAAAAACAGCCTACAAGGCATCATCCTGATTTATCAACCTCTTAGGCTGCTATTGAATCTGATCAAGCTCTGAGGCAAAATGTTTAATCTGATCAGCTTGTCAGGAATGAAGCTCACCCACTCTGTCCCTTACAATTATACACATATCAGTTATGCAAGCTAACAACCAGACGGCTAGCTAGCTCACAAGACTAGCCGATTGGCTGTGGTCTTGGGGGTGGCATACAGCCTGGGTGGAAGTTGCCTGTCAGGCATTGTTTAGGGCTTAAATGTCCCACCAGCTCTTAGCTCAAAGTATTTAGCTGGCTAACTTTCTAACGTATAAACTGATAATGAACTCCAAGCACGATGCTAGCATGAAATGTACcatctatttttttttatatacatataATTTGTCCTCTCTGGACTTCCATACCATTCAATATTTCCTTGATTTAAGAATTATTTTACAACTGCTGGAGATATTACTACCcatggctgcaaatattgaggcagCTTATTATAACGCTTACCCAATGAAAATGCACGAAATCACcgatttggcacatcattgcgcatattaggctacatatgttTAACCACATTTTTATACATCGcttgcaaagacattggcaactttgtatttgcAGAATTTTGTTCTGAAGTTATCAGCGGCCACATAAAGACAGATAAACCATGTGATTTTATGTTTAGCGGAAACattctgtgtataaagtgacgcGGGAGGGCAAAAAAAAATAAGCTAACGGCACACTTAGCTGTTCTaggagtggtctgaggcaggcgttaATTATTAGCTATCTCAGTGCCAACAGAAATAGTATTTGAATTCCATAATTTAACATTTGTATTAGGATATTGAATTTGAATgttatattttttaattaaaaaaaactgAATCTAAACAAATTTTCAAATTATCAATTGCATTGAATATTCAAGTTCAATATGGTAGATATTGCATTCATCGTATGAGTATCAAGTTTATAAACCATAATTTCAAGTTGATCAATGTTGGATATATTCAGTTTTCTAATTCAGTTCTCTAAATTCATATTCAAAACCAGTCAACATCCTTTGCCTGCCAGCAAGGAAAGTAGGAGAACAGAATCACTGTGGTAAACAGAAACTTTGCCGGTTTCTTTATttctaattcatttatttcaattgactgatttccttatatgaactgtaactcagtaaaatctttgaaattgttggatgttgtgtttatattttttaaattcagtATATATTCATGTGGGTCAAATTTTGTGACACTCTTCTAATGCAGCCTGTGATAATCATAGAACAGAAAGCACGTCCATGTTCCAGAGTATATTAGCTTTCAGGAATGGGGTCAATAACTTATAGCAAAAGTGGTTCAAACACTAGAGCCACATTcataagaagaaaataaatttaACATGCCACATTGGCTTCAAACTGCCAGAAGCTTATGTTTACCACAGAGAGCGTTTGTTTATATTTGTTCTTCTCTAAGTTTCAAGTCTGGAAAAGTACCTGGATGTTGGTTTTGAATCTGAATTTAGAGAACTGAATTTAAAAACTGAATCTGAATGCATCTGAGATGTTTAAATACATGAAACTTTGAAATTATGGTTTGATACAATGAAAACAATATCTACCATAATGAAACCATATTCATTCAATTTAGCTTCAAATCATGAAATACAAGTTCCATTTATTAATTCCATGATTAAATTTGTGCATTAAACATTCAAAAACATTAAATGCAATATCCTAATATACAAATTAAACATAAAATACAAATTGAGTAATATTGAGTAATACCTGTCCATCATTACTCAAACACAGCATCACCCAGGGAGTGTTACTATAATCAACTGTTTCCCTATGACATTCCAGTTGTCTGGTCACAATGCTGTGGCCTGTGGAGAGGATGGATGGGCTGCTGCCCTGCACAGGCTGTGGCTGCTGGTTTCCTGTCACTATCACCCATCTCTCAACACTCACCACCTCTGAAGGGATTCAATTCAATATCATCCTCGCTGCCTCCTCTGAAGGAAGGCTGTGAAGGAGAGAACCGTAAGATCACTCTTGGCAGCAACCATGGCCTGTCTCATTGATCCTGATAACCTTACAAGAAGTATACAGCAGCCAAGTTTCACTTGAAATGATTTACACAAAATATGACAATCACATATTGAAATGTGTTAGTGTCAGTTTTTGTCCGTAATTCAATGTTACTTGGTTTGACCACTGAGAGCAGAGATTCATGCCAAAACAAGGGTTTGAGTTAAAGGAATCAATGTATCTGGCAGCAACTCCACTAGGTGGCAATGTACAGTCATCAGTCTAAAAAGTACAGTACCGATTGTCATGACAGATTAAAATCATCTGACAGCACGTTCGTTGTCTGTGGCCAAGTACAAAAATAACTTCTTCACTTGTCATTCTAGCAGCAGACCACTAGTCTGGGTGATCCATTTGATTCAAACTGTACATATCCTGTCTATTTTCCCAACCATGTCACTTCCCTAATCTGCAGCAAATCCTCTTCCACCCCAATACCAATTAATTTGTCATTCAGGATAACACTGCATGTCTCCTTAATGTATAATGTCCAGACAAGTCATGGCATCACGCATCAAAATGTAATCTTATGAATTATTTggatgaaaggagagaggttGTTACATGCAGGAACAGATGGGATTTGTATGATTGTGTAAAATGTCCTAAGATCCCCTTTACCATATTCAATGGTCTGGTCCTATGAGCTCAACAAACCTCAAAGTGAAAGGTTCCACCCAACACAATATGCTCCCAACTTTAAAATCATATTTGCTATAGCACTTCACAACAAAATTAAGATCACAATCAGTTGACGGAAGGCTTTTATCCTAGCTAAAAATTGCAGAAATTATAAATGTAGACAGGTGTGGCTAAATTAGGAACTGGCAAGTTTGTGCAGAAAGGGGATATAAGTCACGGTTGAGCAAAATCAAAAAGGCATCTGGCTCATCAAACACAGAAACGCAAAATAGGTAAATTGGCAGCCGTCTGTGGCAGCCATGCCTGAATTCGACGACTGCACGGCATGAATCAAAATGAGACTGCACATCAAATTACCTGAGGGGGTACATGACAACTTGACTGACGGAGTATAAAATGCATCTGTTCTATGAACAACCAAGACACCAAACGATGTCAAACCATTACAATCCCTCCTGACAAGCTATAAATAAAACTTCCAATGGAGCATAAGTGTAGCAGCAAATGCCTGAACCCACACAAAGCAATCGGCATGATCCAACGTTAAACATACGAGCCAAGAGAAACGCTTTCTAACAACCTAAATCCTAAAACCATTAACTTGTTGTTCTTCAAATTAAAAAAGTTTTCCATCAACTTGGGACATGTACAAGTGAATCAGAGAAGCCGCGCAAACAAAACTGGTACAAGGATGGGCAACTTAAGTCCTCTGGGGACAGTGTCACAGCCAGTTCTTTCAAGTGCACAAGTGGGATGTATCCCAGGTCTAAAGAAGACAAAGTTTtggaaaaaatacaaaaaacaccATACATCTCAGGATCAGTTACCCATCTCTGCAACTAAAATATGTATATGGGGGAAAACAAAAAGCACAACAAACCGACAAATTGTGAAAACATAATTTATTGATTTCACAGTAAGAACTGTTTAAGATCTGGGTCTCTCCTTCTTGCCTTTGTAAAGGGCCAGCAGGGAGACGTTAGCCACTTTGACCACCTTGAAACGGACACCGGGGATATCACCGACGGCATGTCCCTTACGACCGAATCCTGCCACCAGAACCTCGTCGTTTTCCTGAAAGACCAAAGGAAACAAACTAAATACACAGGACAACACCAGACAATAGGCACCAGTCAACTTTGAATATCAAAATGATTGTCTCTGAACTCTTCTTATTCTGAGGCAATCCACAACATCCTAGAAATAGTTACCGGTACACTGTTCTTTGGTAAGATGGATGCAATGTTGGGTTTGACTCTTACCTCAATGAAATTCAAGCAACCATCATTTGGGACAAAGGCAGTGATCTTCTTGCCATTCTTGATGAGTTGGACCCTGACACACTTCCTAATGGCAGAGTTGGGCTGCTTAGCTTCAACACCTCTGTAAGAAGAATTGGGGAGAGGAGTTTGACACTTCGCACTGACAGTATATGAAAGATGGCATCCAGTGCACTGTACATAGTTGATCATACAGCATTCACATAGCTTTCACTGGATTAAAGTTTGCATGGTTATTAGTGAACACTCATTAGGGGCGTTGtgatgtaacgttagctaactactTACACTTTCTCAAGTACGATTCCCTTAGCGTGGGAAGCGCCTCCGAAGGGGTTAGCCTTCAGGGCAGTGCCGAGATGGGCCTTCTTGTACTGTTTATCATGCCATCTCTGTTCACGACGATGGTTACGCAGCTTCCTGGCTGTACGCAGACCGCGACACTTTCCTGGGGAAATAGAACGGTAAACTTATAATCATGGCGTGAACTAAGTCGACTAACAAAACATAGTTCGATACATACCTACAAATGGAGTCTAGAGAATCTGACTAACGTTGGCTAGAATAGACAACCAGTTACAGTAGCTTATTAACGCATATGACTAACGTTAAGTGCGGACAATCCAGCAGCTAACAATTTAGCTAGTTCATTGCTAAATATTTTCGCCAATTAGTCAAATGGGTGCAGTTCGCTGCTAAACACTTGTTTTTCTATCACTTTGTAACTAGCCAGCAGGCTTCGTAAATGCTTGGTGACTGAAACGTAAGGCAGAGAGGGGAAGTGCTTGCCGAACCCCATGCCATGCTACTGGCCCTCTCCACGTTGCGAAACTCGCGCTATTTGTccgtaaaatgtaaaaaatatgccTAAAACAGCCCGTTTTTCCACGATTATACTGGAAGTTAGTAAGAGGACATCCTTATTCCAAATCAATGTAAGGAATATGACTATATCTTGTAATCGTTCCGTTAAAAAGGGAAAATGATCGTACCCATGTTTGCAGATTACGAGCCCAGGCTAGAAAGGAAGAATCCCAGACTCCTCCGCGGCAATGTCCCTTCTCAGGACCCCAGAGGTGGGTAATAAAGTGCCTGTTTGAGCTAGGTCTTTTTtcaaaatacaatttaaatataGCTCAATTTTAAGCAACCCGTTTTAAAATACAAAATTTAAAGAAATATCACATGTATACTATATGAATAGCTATGTTTGATTAAGTAAGTGTAATAACGAGGTGGTGTTTTAAATGCCTGATTTAAAGTGCAGTCAAACAAGTCTGAAAATGGACAGGGCGTTAGTTCCTTAATTCATTAATGCTGAGAGCCAAGCAGACAGTCATCAGGTCCAAAACTACTGGATTGATAAACCATCCTTTCTGTCTCTGCTTGGTCGGCTCCCCACTCTCAACTGGAATTTCATACCGCTGACTGGATTACGGGTGCTGAGTGCATGGCTTGTTGCACTCAGGGGTGGGTTTGGACGGAGCCAcattgtctctctatctccctttccCAGTTTCCAGTGTTTATACTACAGTAGTGTTTATTTGCCATGGGGCCATGGTCAGCTTGTCTCATCTGGTGTACTGGGTTTTATCTGTTTTATCGGCATGCTCCCACTAACCCCCTTCTTTTGTATTATTCTACCACGTGCCTGGCCCATACTGTACATTCCAcctcaccctcttcctctcctcttatgCCCTCTCCTGTCTTATGCCTAGTCCTGGACAAATAAATGATTTTACATTTATATTGAGCATGCTTTTTATGTCCAGGACTAGGTGCAATCTGAGTCCGGGAAACCAGCCCATACTGTAGACAATGAGATTATTCCAGAATGCTATCAAAATAAAGATTGTTTTgtaattgtatttattatggatccccttggcagcagctactcttcctggggtccagcaaaattaagtcagttaaacaatttaaaaaacaaaaacattgtttaactgacttaattttgctggaacccaggaagagtagctgctgccaagggGATCCATAAAAAAAGCATGctcaatataaatataaaataatttataacATTCACAACATATTTCACAACGCATTAAGTGTGTGGACTCAGGTCACTACtccaccaccacatatctacaatgcaAAATATAATAtatctaaggcaccgcatctcagtgcttgaggcatcactacagacaccctggttcgaatccaggctgtatcacaaccggccgtgattgggagtcccatagggtggcgcactattggcccagcgtcgtccgggtttggccggtgtaggccgtcattgtaaataagaatttgttcttaactgacttgccttgttaaatcattgttttgttttgtttttaaaacatgttgcagtcatttcagtcgctgtagtagctgacgtgtttTGTGTTGAGttatccacatacatagacataCTGGCTTTAcacaaagccagtggcatgtcgttagtaaagttTGAAAAAAGTAagaggcctagacagctgccctggggaattcctgattctaccttgattatgttggagaggcttccattaaaaaaacaccctctgtgttctgttagacaggtaactcttaaTATATGATTATCTACGGGACATTTAACATTTCCATTCTACAATATGGCCCCTGACAAAGAATATGTACTCATTGTGGTGTGGTTTGTCTCTCACAGAACAGAAGGCTTAGGAGAAAAACACGAGAACACAGATGCTGGGCACAAGATCAATgggagttaacacacacacacacatctaaaaataCATAACACATCCTAACATACAAAACACCACACAAAATAATggtgaaaaaacaaaaacaaacaacaaagcAGATAAAACAAATCTAGGTCTACAGACTAACCAATCAAacaagggttagggttgtatCAGCCATTATCATAATACTTACGCCTATCCAAACATATCTACAAGTGCATAAGGGTTAGGTCTAACTTATCCATCTACAGACACAATTTTTTACTTTTTcaggagaagagaaaggagatAAAAAAATTGAGGGGAGTGGaatggaagggaggaggggggtggtTGAGGAGAcaaaagaggggaggggagaggagacactagagagaagagaaaagggggagaggatgGTGTGGAGAGACTTCTATGTTATATTAGGAGAGCAATGGTTCCGCTCTTTTTAAGAGTTCcagttgttgtttttattttttttaaggaaaaaaatatataaatgaaatCTAAGCAGCCATATTCTCTCTCATGCCACATTCTCATTGCTAACATTATAGTTATTGCTATTCCATTACTTCAGTTCCATTGCTTTAGTTTCTGTAGTCTGGTGGCCAGTTAGTATATGAAATGAAAGATATAAAGATGTCCATTCTTCCCCATCAGGGACTGGTAGAgatgggacaccaggtgggtgcaataaGAAAAACAGCAAGTACTCAGAACCTCCATACACCTCTAACCACTGAGTTCCATGAGGGAAATATTACTAGCTGATAACACAATTCATGTTTGTATTTACATCAAGTAATGTAGTGCTCAGTAGAAAGTATATTAGCAAATTGTAGCTAGCTTGTCCCCAATGGAGAATAATGTTTTGTGCAAACTGGGTGTTGGAAAATAATGCATTTGTATCTTATTTTTCCCAAAATTTCAGCACACACGTCTTCCAACATATGTCAGGTAGTAATATACTATTCACACACTTTGTTTGTATTGCATATTTTAAATACTATTTACCTGAATTCCTTACCATACCACTAAATTTGTCACTATTGAAACAGTGAAAAAGTTGCAATAAAGGTAGAAATTACCCTTCATGCACAGAAATGATCATTTTGATTAACCTTCTATTACagatacattttagaaaaacTATTTGCATACCAAATTaacaaaacagtaaagacatgaCTCTTAACCTGATTTTCAAAACCTTAACATTTTATTTGGAGAAGTACAGTGGCTATTCACCCCCccattggcatttttcctattttgttgccgtACAACctcaaattaaaatgtatttttgggcggtttgtatcatttgatttacacaacatgcctacctctttgaagataaaaaaatatatatattgtgaaacaaacaagaaataagacaaaaaagctgaaaacttgagcgtgcatgaCTATTCactcccccaaagtcaatactttgcagagcCACCCTTTGCAGcatttacagctgcaagtctcttggggtatgtctctataagtttgGAAGATCTAGCCGCTaagatttttgcccattcttcaacgtaaaactgctccagctccttcaagttggatgggttctgctggtgtacagcaatctttacatcatatcacagattctcaattggatagaggtctgggctttgactaggccattccaagacatttaaatgtttccccttaaaccactcaagtgttgctttatgcttcgggtcattgtcctgctggaaggtgaacccccGTGCCagcctcaaatctctggaagactgaaacaggtttccctcaagaattcccCTGTATGTAGCGCcttccatcattccttcaattctgaccagtttcccagtccctgccgattaaaaacatccccacaccatgatgctgccaccaccatgcttcactgtgtggaTGATGATCTCgcggtgatgagaggtgttg from Oncorhynchus clarkii lewisi isolate Uvic-CL-2024 chromosome 7, UVic_Ocla_1.0, whole genome shotgun sequence includes the following:
- the LOC139414210 gene encoding small ribosomal subunit protein uS12, which codes for MGKCRGLRTARKLRNHRREQRWHDKQYKKAHLGTALKANPFGGASHAKGIVLEKVGVEAKQPNSAIRKCVRVQLIKNGKKITAFVPNDGCLNFIEENDEVLVAGFGRKGHAVGDIPGVRFKVVKVANVSLLALYKGKKERPRS